A portion of the Deltaproteobacteria bacterium genome contains these proteins:
- the cas6 gene encoding CRISPR system precrRNA processing endoribonuclease RAMP protein Cas6 produces MIDPWRSLLRDVRVLPYRLQLDVDREAVTVPMLRGVWGRALRMLDEGIYDEVFTEHHGGPFYVCRPADTQPQRGAAIEWFLFGPAIARADTLRRAWDTAGGMGYGQAREPFAVRGAVALDPDGREQPSAKPWTMDRATWPLAGKPETTPCRIEFSYPVRLMRQGRLIENPTLADIAVTAIRRFTMLGAKSEGSDLTTRSVAEVARGIAAHPWEGEPLDFVRYSGRQHREVEQRGVAGSLILPEGPGSLWPLLAAAQWTHIGKGCVMGMGRLEIGKL; encoded by the coding sequence TTGATCGACCCCTGGCGCTCGCTGCTGCGCGATGTTCGCGTTCTGCCTTATCGACTGCAACTCGATGTCGATCGCGAGGCCGTGACCGTGCCGATGCTGCGCGGCGTGTGGGGTCGCGCGCTGCGCATGCTGGACGAGGGCATCTACGACGAGGTCTTCACGGAGCATCACGGCGGACCGTTCTACGTTTGCCGTCCCGCGGACACGCAGCCGCAGCGCGGCGCGGCGATCGAGTGGTTCCTGTTCGGCCCGGCGATTGCGCGCGCGGACACCTTGCGTCGCGCGTGGGACACTGCCGGCGGGATGGGCTACGGGCAGGCGCGGGAGCCCTTCGCTGTGCGCGGTGCGGTCGCGCTCGATCCCGATGGCCGCGAGCAACCGTCCGCGAAGCCGTGGACGATGGATCGCGCGACGTGGCCGCTTGCGGGCAAACCGGAAACCACACCGTGCCGCATCGAGTTTTCGTACCCGGTGCGTCTGATGCGGCAGGGGCGGTTGATCGAAAATCCGACACTCGCGGACATCGCGGTCACTGCGATTCGGCGGTTCACAATGCTGGGAGCGAAATCGGAAGGCAGCGACCTGACGACGCGGTCGGTGGCGGAAGTCGCGCGCGGAATCGCGGCGCATCCGTGGGAGGGCGAGCCGCTCGACTTCGTGCGTTACTCGGGCCGCCAGCACCGCGAGGTGGAGCAGCGCGGCGTGGCGGGCTCGCTCATCTTGCCGGAGGGTCCGGGATCGCTCTGGCCGCTGCTCGCCGCGGCGCAATGGACGCACATCGGCAAGGGGTGCGTGATGGGGATGGGGCGGCTGGAAATCGGGAAACTGTGA
- a CDS encoding sigma 54-interacting transcriptional regulator, which translates to MRFLRIALANGLAGTFALDEGTWFVGRDSGCAFVIADDSVSRRHARVDVTGDVVVIEDLGSKNGVLVNGAPITRANLTPGDAVHIGDVRAMFVESAIGNEPPRPSTTLVVERSNGPVEQRLRLFYELADCAAQSPSPADVVARALDIVGRHLDCENAYLDLYDEIEQRLAGGFIRNFGPAPGDFVISRTILDRVMRTGRGVIVRDAAVDDELHDKASVVQSGVRSIMCVPLQVAGAVDGVLYVDTRSRVKEYGASDIEFLDAYASMLGAVLRTRRSLHEMGLRNEELASRSEGPELVGESAVMDRTRTQIRRMACRGDAHVLITGETGVGKDIAAHLLHRWSSRANKPFEVLNCAAVPRDLLESELFGHVKGAFTSANRDRRGLFELADGGVLFLDEIGELPLDLQSKLLRVLEDGVIRPIGSSAPVRSVDVRVVAATNRDLRAMIRAGTFREDLFHRLGVLEIAMPPLRDHAGDIPALARMFLHRLGRRINATAERFSPAALDVLTKRPWPGNVRELRNVVHHALVQCEEYVIEPAHLKFTADDDEDDASPSSPPSAAAEADATRPLEALAHDIEALERTRILAALGRHHWNRSLAASELGIARKTLWIKMKKYHLI; encoded by the coding sequence ATGCGTTTCCTTCGCATCGCTCTCGCTAACGGTCTCGCCGGCACCTTCGCGCTGGATGAAGGAACATGGTTCGTCGGCCGCGATTCGGGTTGCGCATTTGTGATCGCCGATGACAGCGTCTCGCGCCGGCACGCGCGAGTGGATGTAACCGGCGACGTGGTCGTCATCGAGGATCTCGGCAGCAAAAACGGCGTCCTCGTCAACGGAGCGCCGATCACCCGCGCGAATCTCACGCCGGGGGACGCGGTGCACATCGGGGACGTGCGTGCGATGTTTGTCGAGTCGGCGATCGGCAATGAGCCGCCGCGCCCCTCGACCACCCTCGTCGTCGAGCGAAGCAATGGCCCTGTGGAGCAGCGCTTGCGTCTGTTTTACGAACTCGCGGACTGCGCCGCGCAGTCACCGTCGCCCGCGGACGTCGTCGCGCGCGCGCTCGACATCGTGGGGCGTCACCTGGATTGCGAGAATGCTTATCTCGACCTTTACGACGAGATCGAGCAACGACTTGCCGGCGGGTTCATCCGGAACTTCGGTCCAGCTCCGGGCGACTTCGTCATTTCACGCACGATCCTCGACCGCGTGATGCGCACGGGTCGCGGCGTGATCGTCCGCGATGCCGCCGTGGATGACGAGTTGCACGACAAGGCAAGCGTCGTGCAATCGGGCGTGCGCTCGATCATGTGCGTACCGTTGCAGGTCGCGGGCGCCGTGGACGGCGTGCTCTACGTCGACACGCGTTCGCGCGTGAAGGAATACGGCGCGTCGGATATCGAGTTCCTCGATGCGTACGCCTCCATGCTCGGCGCGGTCCTGCGCACGCGGCGCAGCCTCCACGAAATGGGGCTGCGTAACGAGGAACTCGCGTCGCGCTCCGAAGGACCCGAGCTCGTCGGCGAAAGCGCGGTCATGGATCGCACGCGCACGCAGATTCGCCGCATGGCATGCCGCGGCGACGCGCACGTGCTCATCACCGGCGAAACCGGCGTCGGCAAGGATATCGCCGCCCATCTGCTGCACCGCTGGTCCTCGCGCGCGAACAAGCCCTTCGAGGTCCTCAATTGCGCCGCCGTGCCGCGCGATCTGCTCGAGAGCGAACTCTTCGGCCATGTCAAGGGCGCGTTCACGTCGGCGAACCGCGACCGGCGCGGTCTGTTCGAACTCGCCGACGGCGGTGTGCTCTTTCTCGACGAGATCGGCGAACTCCCGCTCGATCTGCAAAGCAAGCTCCTGCGCGTGCTGGAAGACGGCGTGATCCGTCCCATCGGCTCATCGGCGCCGGTGCGCTCCGTGGATGTTCGCGTCGTCGCGGCGACGAACCGCGATCTGCGCGCGATGATCCGAGCGGGGACGTTTCGCGAGGATCTCTTCCATCGCCTCGGCGTGCTCGAAATCGCCATGCCGCCGCTGCGCGACCACGCCGGCGACATTCCCGCGCTCGCGCGCATGTTCTTGCATCGGCTCGGGCGGCGCATCAACGCGACGGCCGAGCGCTTCTCGCCCGCCGCCCTCGACGTGCTGACGAAGCGCCCGTGGCCGGGCAATGTGCGCGAATTGCGAAACGTTGTTCACCACGCTCTGGTGCAGTGCGAGGAGTACGTCATCGAGCCGGCCCACCTGAAATTCACCGCGGACGACGACGAGGACGACGCCTCCCCGTCTTCGCCCCCGAGTGCCGCGGCGGAGGCCGACGCGACGCGCCCCCTCGAGGCGCTCGCGCACGACATCGAGGCGCTCGAACGTACGAGAATTCTCGCGGCGCTGGGGCGTCACCATTGGAATCGATCCTTGGCCGCGTCGGAACTCGGGATTGCGCGCAAGACGCTCTGGATTAAGATGAAAAAGTATCACCTCATCTGA
- a CDS encoding serine/threonine protein kinase produces MGEVHRARREGAGGFDKTFALKIIRGDPASIEARRDAFLHEARVCARLAHQNIVHAVDFGIDGDVMYLVMEDVEGVNLRDVLETRHPSGETVPPVAALGIAVDVLRGLEHAHGRADDAGRPLGLVHRDLTPNNILLSREGAVKIADFGVAKSALAGARSSPGEIKGKFPYMSPEQIAGTRVDARSDLFSLGVVIHEMWTGRRPFDGANASEVMAAICRCDRDAPSYDGIPDDVANALRRLLAHAPDDRYANAGEALRAFEDLLVARGGVAGREVRELVRRVAPEPTAPRTPGNLSTRTGRVVRRDAPTPPPEPAGTGEPPPTLAVAPRRRSWAYALALVVAVAVAAWLFTGGSRGRTESASPNASSIMSASSPTPETPEESSAIVTTTIATTTLPPVSPTPKSTPTPTPPPAAPVAVAPAPEALAPGFLRVGDLVPYADVVIDGRSVDTTPTGRIPLPPGAHRVLLKNDPAGKRASVEAHVVSGETFTITTWPE; encoded by the coding sequence ATGGGGGAGGTTCATCGCGCGCGGCGCGAGGGCGCGGGCGGATTCGACAAAACCTTCGCTCTCAAGATCATTCGCGGCGACCCCGCATCCATCGAAGCCCGGCGCGACGCCTTCCTCCACGAAGCCCGCGTCTGCGCGCGGCTCGCGCACCAGAACATCGTCCACGCGGTCGATTTCGGCATCGACGGCGACGTCATGTACCTCGTCATGGAGGATGTCGAGGGCGTCAACCTGCGCGACGTGCTGGAGACGCGGCACCCGTCGGGCGAGACCGTGCCGCCGGTCGCGGCGCTCGGCATCGCGGTGGATGTGTTGCGCGGGCTGGAACACGCGCACGGGCGCGCGGACGACGCGGGCCGCCCCCTCGGCCTCGTGCACCGCGACCTGACGCCGAACAACATCCTGCTTTCGCGCGAAGGCGCGGTGAAAATCGCCGACTTCGGCGTGGCGAAATCGGCATTGGCCGGCGCACGATCGTCCCCGGGTGAGATCAAAGGCAAATTCCCCTACATGTCTCCCGAGCAGATCGCGGGCACGCGCGTCGATGCGCGCTCCGACCTCTTCTCGCTCGGCGTCGTCATCCACGAAATGTGGACCGGACGGCGGCCATTCGACGGCGCGAACGCATCCGAGGTGATGGCGGCGATCTGCCGGTGCGACCGCGACGCGCCCTCGTACGACGGCATCCCCGACGACGTGGCGAACGCTCTGCGTCGTCTGCTCGCGCACGCGCCCGACGACCGATACGCGAATGCGGGCGAGGCGCTGCGTGCGTTCGAGGACCTGCTGGTCGCGCGCGGCGGCGTGGCAGGACGCGAGGTGCGAGAGCTCGTCCGCCGCGTAGCGCCCGAACCCACCGCGCCGCGAACCCCTGGCAATCTCTCCACGCGCACGGGGCGGGTCGTTCGCCGCGACGCACCGACACCGCCCCCCGAGCCTGCGGGCACGGGCGAACCGCCGCCCACTCTGGCCGTCGCGCCCCGGCGGCGAAGCTGGGCCTACGCACTCGCTCTCGTGGTAGCAGTCGCCGTCGCAGCGTGGCTGTTCACAGGCGGATCGCGGGGGCGAACGGAATCAGCGAGCCCGAACGCATCGTCGATCATGTCGGCGTCGTCGCCGACGCCCGAGACGCCGGAGGAATCGTCCGCGATTGTCACGACAACCATTGCGACGACGACACTTCCGCCCGTCTCGCCGACGCCGAAATCCACGCCGACGCCAACTCCGCCGCCCGCCGCTCCCGTCGCGGTCGCCCCCGCGCCCGAAGCCCTCGCTCCGGGATTTTTGCGTGTGGGTGATCTCGTGCCCTATGCCGACGTCGTCATCGACGGACGCTCCGTGGACACGACGCCGACCGGACGCATTCCACTTCCGCCCGGCGCTCACCGCGTCCTGCTGAAAAACGATCCGGCCGGTAAGCGTGCGTCGGTCGAGGCGCACGTCGTGTCAGGCGAGACCTTCACCATCACGACGTGGCCCGAGTGA